In Azotosporobacter soli, a genomic segment contains:
- a CDS encoding MFS transporter, producing MQAYILKDSRAYYRAIAALFAGSLVSFAVLYCTQPLLPVFSREFQLSPSWASLSVSLPTGAMALSMLLVAGLSDRIGRKRTMAIALGGASLLTLASAFVNDFNHLLFFRALQGVLLAGFPSIAMAYVNEEFDPSITGLVMGIYVSGTSIGGLAGRLAVSAITDHFSWQLALGSLGLLTLLASLGFWLALPNSQRFQASPKPPRQLALALLRLLQNRVLLSLYAIGFAIMGSFVTLYNYIGYPLLAPPYSLSQTAIGALFFLYLVGTFSSTYMGRQADQLGHSRILCRSLSIMLVGALATLLSPLFLKLTGLAVFTFGFFASHSVVSSWIGKCAAQDKAQASSLYLLFYYLGASVIGGAGGFFLHRWNWPGVIFLAAFVLSLAFAVSFFLLRQEKSAAIQASSPLSVES from the coding sequence ATGCAAGCTTACATTCTTAAAGATAGTCGCGCTTATTACCGGGCGATTGCCGCGCTCTTCGCCGGCAGCCTGGTCAGTTTCGCCGTGCTTTATTGTACGCAGCCGCTGTTGCCGGTATTCTCGCGCGAGTTTCAGTTGTCTCCCTCTTGGGCCAGCTTATCCGTGTCGCTGCCGACCGGGGCGATGGCTCTCTCGATGCTGCTCGTGGCAGGATTGTCCGACCGGATCGGGCGCAAACGCACGATGGCGATCGCGCTCGGCGGCGCTTCGCTCTTGACGCTGGCCAGCGCCTTTGTCAACGACTTCAACCACCTCTTATTCTTCCGGGCGCTGCAGGGCGTCCTGCTGGCCGGCTTTCCCTCGATCGCCATGGCCTATGTCAACGAGGAATTCGATCCAAGCATCACCGGCCTCGTCATGGGCATTTACGTCAGCGGCACTTCGATCGGCGGACTGGCCGGACGTCTGGCCGTCAGCGCGATCACCGATCATTTCTCCTGGCAACTGGCGCTCGGTTCACTCGGTCTTTTGACGCTTTTAGCCAGCCTCGGTTTTTGGCTGGCGCTGCCGAACTCGCAGCGCTTCCAAGCGTCGCCGAAACCGCCGCGTCAACTGGCACTGGCGCTGCTGCGTCTCTTGCAAAACCGGGTCCTGCTCTCGCTATATGCGATCGGCTTTGCAATCATGGGCAGCTTTGTCACGTTATACAATTACATCGGTTACCCGCTCCTGGCGCCGCCTTATAGTCTCAGTCAGACCGCGATCGGCGCGCTGTTCTTTCTTTATCTGGTCGGCACGTTCAGTTCCACCTACATGGGACGCCAAGCCGATCAGCTCGGGCATTCGCGTATCCTTTGCCGTTCTCTTTCGATCATGCTGGTCGGCGCGCTCGCCACGCTCTTGTCTCCGCTCTTTTTAAAACTGACCGGGCTGGCCGTTTTCACGTTCGGCTTCTTCGCCAGCCATTCGGTGGTGAGCAGCTGGATCGGCAAATGCGCCGCGCAGGACAAGGCGCAAGCCTCGTCACTCTATCTTCTCTTCTATTATCTCGGCGCCAGCGTGATCGGCGGCGCAGGCGGCTTTTTCCTGCACCGTTGGAACTGGCCCGGCGTGA